In Haloarcula salinisoli, one genomic interval encodes:
- a CDS encoding tyrosine-type recombinase/integrase: MTETRAKVESLRERIQDSSDICEEDREALLAFSDRLYLLKSEYTDYRHEKLLRHCTRIAEQVGDLAAARENRNAAEDIVRWINQTYDNEYTNHDYRTALRIFGRRTTDCDGTPESIDWVPSGTSNSHDPVPDPAEMLKWEEDVIPMTDEARNSRDAALITVAFDAGARSGELQSLTVGDISDAKHGLRIFVDGKKGQRSVTLIPSVPYLQRWLNDHPGSDDPDAPLWSKLSEPEELTYRRFRAIFDDVAKRAGVTKPVTPTNFRKSNASYLAEKGMNQAYIEDRQGRKRGSDATAHYVARFGGEAENEYARMQGVDIEEEEPEPLGPVSCPRCGKDTPRHEPTCVWCNQALDHAGVQALEDEEREVRDALFRFAQEKPELIQDLQRARDFTDLIENNPDLFGDAQSFAEALSEN; encoded by the coding sequence ATGACCGAAACGAGAGCCAAAGTCGAGTCCCTGCGTGAACGCATACAGGACTCCAGCGATATCTGCGAAGAGGACCGTGAGGCCCTCCTCGCGTTCAGTGATAGACTCTATCTGCTCAAATCGGAGTATACCGACTACCGACACGAGAAGCTGCTCCGTCACTGCACCCGAATAGCCGAGCAGGTCGGTGATCTCGCAGCGGCCCGCGAGAACCGCAACGCTGCCGAGGACATCGTTCGGTGGATTAACCAGACCTACGACAACGAATACACGAACCACGACTACCGGACGGCCCTCCGAATTTTCGGCCGTCGGACGACCGACTGCGACGGCACGCCTGAAAGCATCGATTGGGTTCCATCGGGAACATCGAACAGCCACGACCCGGTTCCCGATCCGGCAGAGATGCTGAAATGGGAAGAAGACGTGATTCCGATGACCGACGAAGCACGAAACTCCCGCGACGCCGCGCTCATAACGGTCGCCTTCGATGCAGGTGCTCGAAGCGGTGAACTGCAATCGCTCACCGTCGGAGACATTTCCGACGCGAAGCACGGCCTCCGTATCTTCGTGGACGGAAAAAAGGGACAGCGATCGGTTACACTGATCCCCAGCGTCCCCTACCTGCAGCGGTGGCTGAATGACCATCCCGGTAGTGACGACCCCGATGCGCCGCTCTGGTCGAAGCTCAGCGAGCCCGAAGAACTCACCTATCGACGGTTCCGGGCGATCTTCGACGATGTCGCGAAGCGAGCCGGCGTAACGAAGCCCGTCACGCCGACGAACTTCAGAAAGTCGAATGCCTCGTACCTCGCCGAGAAGGGGATGAACCAAGCCTACATCGAGGATCGCCAAGGACGAAAGCGAGGAAGTGATGCGACCGCCCACTATGTGGCTCGTTTCGGCGGCGAAGCCGAGAACGAGTACGCGCGAATGCAGGGCGTCGATATCGAAGAGGAAGAGCCCGAACCCCTCGGGCCAGTCAGCTGTCCACGGTGTGGTAAAGACACCCCGCGTCACGAGCCGACCTGCGTCTGGTGTAATCAGGCTCTCGACCACGCTGGAGTGCAGGCACTCGAAGACGAGGAAAGAGAAGTTCGGGACGCACTCTTCCGGTTTGCTCAAGAGAAGCCGGAGCTGATCCAGGACCTCCAGCGTGCCCGTGACTTCACGGACCTGATCGAAAACAACCCCGACCTCTTCGGAGACGCGCAGTCCTTTGCCGAAGCGCTGTCTGAAAATTAG